The proteins below are encoded in one region of Paenarthrobacter ilicis:
- a CDS encoding GNAT family N-acetyltransferase, protein MGAVTQEQNFEIRPATSGDWPGIWSILEPVIREGETFTWDRDTTEGEARDKWTKEAPGQTFVAVARAGGKDAGRILGTGEFHANQAGGGRHVANAGYMVGANNSGQGIARALCAYSLEQAKAAGFRSMQYNAVVESNVRAVWLWQSMGFKILATVPEAFDHPEIGYVGLHVMYRKL, encoded by the coding sequence GTGGGCGCTGTGACCCAAGAACAGAATTTCGAGATCCGCCCGGCAACTTCCGGGGACTGGCCGGGCATCTGGTCAATTCTGGAACCCGTGATCCGCGAGGGGGAAACGTTCACCTGGGATCGCGACACCACAGAAGGGGAAGCCCGGGACAAGTGGACCAAGGAAGCCCCGGGCCAAACCTTTGTGGCCGTGGCCCGGGCCGGTGGAAAGGACGCAGGCCGGATCCTGGGAACGGGAGAGTTCCACGCGAACCAGGCCGGGGGCGGACGCCATGTAGCCAACGCCGGGTACATGGTGGGGGCCAACAATTCCGGCCAGGGAATCGCCCGGGCCCTGTGCGCCTATTCCCTGGAACAGGCGAAGGCCGCGGGTTTCCGTTCCATGCAGTACAACGCAGTGGTGGAAAGCAACGTCCGTGCTGTGTGGTTGTGGCAGTCCATGGGGTTCAAGATCCTGGCAACCGTGCCGGAGGCTTTCGACCACCCTGAAATCGGCTACGTGGGCCTCCACGTCATGTACCGGAAGCTCTAG
- a CDS encoding inositol-3-phosphate synthase, whose translation MSSHPIRVAIVGVGNCAASLVQGVQYYRDADPKATIPGLMHVEFGQYHVNDVQFVAAFDVDSKKVGLDLADAIGASENNTIKIADVPSTGVTVQRGHTLDGLGKYYRETIVEAPEEAVDIVAALREAKADVMVCYLPVGSDQAAKFYAQCAIDAGVAFVNALPVFIAGTKEWADKFTEAGIPIVGDDIKSQIGATITHRVMAKLFEDRGVTLDRTYQLNVGGNMDFKNMLERDRLESKKISKTQAVTSNVEAELHADDVHIGPSDYVAWLDDRKWAFVRLEGRNFGDAPVSLEYKLEVWDSPNSAGVIIDAIRAAKIGLDRGIGGPLLSASSYFMKSPPEQFNDDLAREKVEAFIRGDIER comes from the coding sequence GTGTCTTCACATCCGATTCGTGTTGCCATAGTCGGCGTAGGAAACTGCGCCGCATCGCTGGTCCAAGGTGTTCAGTACTACCGCGACGCTGACCCCAAGGCCACCATTCCGGGTCTGATGCACGTCGAGTTCGGCCAGTACCACGTCAACGATGTTCAGTTCGTTGCTGCTTTCGATGTCGACAGCAAAAAAGTGGGCCTGGACCTTGCAGACGCCATTGGTGCCAGCGAAAACAACACCATCAAGATTGCCGACGTCCCTTCCACCGGCGTCACCGTCCAGCGCGGCCACACCCTTGACGGCCTGGGCAAGTACTACCGCGAAACCATCGTTGAAGCTCCCGAGGAAGCCGTGGACATCGTCGCGGCCCTTCGCGAAGCCAAGGCCGACGTCATGGTCTGCTACTTGCCTGTCGGCTCCGACCAGGCGGCCAAGTTCTACGCCCAGTGCGCCATCGACGCTGGTGTTGCCTTCGTGAACGCCCTTCCGGTGTTCATTGCAGGCACCAAGGAATGGGCCGACAAGTTCACCGAGGCCGGAATCCCGATTGTTGGCGATGACATCAAGAGCCAGATCGGTGCCACCATCACCCACCGCGTCATGGCCAAGCTCTTCGAAGACCGCGGCGTCACCCTGGACCGCACGTACCAGCTCAACGTTGGCGGCAACATGGACTTCAAGAACATGCTTGAGCGCGATCGGCTGGAATCGAAGAAGATCTCCAAGACGCAGGCCGTGACCTCCAACGTCGAGGCCGAGCTCCACGCCGACGACGTTCACATCGGCCCGTCCGATTACGTTGCCTGGCTCGACGACCGCAAGTGGGCCTTCGTGCGCCTGGAAGGCCGTAATTTCGGTGACGCGCCTGTTTCCCTCGAGTACAAGCTCGAGGTGTGGGATTCGCCGAACTCTGCCGGTGTGATCATCGATGCCATCCGGGCTGCCAAGATCGGCCTGGACCGTGGCATCGGCGGCCCGCTGTTGTCCGCTTCCAGCTACTTCATGAAGTCGCCTCCGGAGCAGTTCAACGATGACCTTGCCCGCGAAAAGGTTGAAGCCTTTATCCGTGGTGACATCGAGCGCTGA
- the mgrA gene encoding L-glyceraldehyde 3-phosphate reductase: MTYSAAENRYETMPYRRVGRSGLKLPAISLGLWHNFGDDKRFDEQRAILRRAFDLGVTHFDLANNYGPPDGSAETNFGRHLKDDFKPYRDELIISTKAGYYMWPGPYGEWGSRKNLISSLDQSLGRMGLDYVDIFYSHRPDPETPLEETMGALDYAVRSGKALYAGISSYTPEQTIEAARILKELGTPLLIHQPSYSMLNRWTENGSPNLYEALDQVGAGSIAFSPLAQGMLTDRYLNGVPADSRAAKERFLSESQLTEDKLDRVRGLKAIAEGRGQTLAQMAIAWILRDQPKGSPVTSALVGASSVAQLEDTLSAINNLAFTSDELNAIDEFAVESDINLWAQK; the protein is encoded by the coding sequence ATGACTTATTCGGCCGCGGAAAACCGCTATGAAACCATGCCCTACCGCCGCGTTGGACGCAGTGGACTCAAGCTCCCCGCCATCTCGCTGGGCCTCTGGCACAACTTCGGTGACGACAAGCGTTTTGACGAGCAGCGCGCCATCCTGCGCCGGGCGTTCGACCTTGGGGTGACCCACTTCGACCTCGCCAACAACTACGGGCCGCCGGACGGATCCGCCGAGACCAACTTTGGCCGCCACCTCAAGGATGACTTCAAGCCATACCGCGATGAGCTCATCATTTCCACCAAGGCCGGCTACTACATGTGGCCCGGTCCCTATGGGGAATGGGGATCACGCAAGAACCTGATCTCCAGCCTTGACCAGTCCCTTGGCCGCATGGGCCTTGACTACGTGGATATCTTCTACAGCCACCGCCCCGATCCGGAGACTCCTCTGGAAGAAACCATGGGCGCTTTGGACTACGCTGTCCGGTCAGGCAAGGCGCTGTACGCAGGCATCTCCTCCTACACACCGGAGCAGACCATCGAAGCGGCGCGGATCCTCAAGGAACTCGGGACCCCCTTGCTCATCCACCAGCCCAGCTACTCCATGCTGAACCGATGGACCGAAAATGGTTCCCCCAACCTCTACGAGGCCCTCGACCAGGTGGGTGCCGGCTCAATCGCCTTCTCGCCGCTGGCGCAGGGCATGCTCACCGACCGGTACCTCAATGGAGTGCCCGCCGATTCCCGGGCCGCAAAGGAACGTTTCCTTTCTGAGTCGCAACTGACCGAGGACAAGCTGGACCGTGTGCGGGGCCTGAAAGCAATCGCTGAAGGCCGGGGACAGACGCTGGCCCAGATGGCCATCGCCTGGATCCTCCGGGACCAGCCCAAGGGTTCGCCGGTGACATCCGCGCTGGTGGGCGCGTCAAGCGTGGCGCAACTCGAGGACACCCTCAGTGCCATCAACAACCTGGCATTTACTTCCGATGAGCTGAACGCGATCGACGAATTCGCCGTTGAATCGGATATCAACCTGTGGGCTCAGAAATAG
- the tsaB gene encoding tRNA (adenosine(37)-N6)-threonylcarbamoyltransferase complex dimerization subunit type 1 TsaB has translation MLILAIDTSAVASAALVSDDAGVLDSFATEDTRSHAEVLAPGIQDLLSRAAVAGADIDAIVTGVGPGPFTGLRSGIATARTLAFVWNKPLHGVMSLDAIAVEVASSVAGISEFLVATDARRKEVYWARYSVSGDQLPELVDGPHVGFAAGLPDLPVFGAGAGLYATELKAHPDFAETQPHAASLGRFAVAKLGLGEPLLDSTPLYLRESDAQVPGPRKRAL, from the coding sequence ATGCTGATCCTTGCCATTGATACGTCTGCCGTTGCCAGTGCCGCACTGGTTTCCGATGACGCCGGGGTGCTGGATTCCTTCGCCACCGAGGACACGCGCAGCCACGCGGAGGTCCTTGCCCCGGGTATTCAGGATCTGTTGTCCCGTGCAGCCGTGGCCGGCGCTGACATCGACGCGATCGTCACAGGAGTTGGGCCGGGACCATTCACCGGGCTCCGCTCCGGAATTGCCACGGCCCGCACCTTGGCGTTTGTCTGGAACAAGCCTTTGCATGGCGTGATGAGCCTGGACGCGATCGCCGTGGAGGTGGCAAGTTCCGTGGCCGGCATTTCCGAGTTCCTGGTGGCCACCGATGCCCGCCGCAAAGAGGTCTACTGGGCCCGTTACTCCGTGTCCGGAGATCAGCTGCCGGAGCTGGTGGATGGTCCCCACGTGGGCTTCGCCGCCGGGCTTCCGGACCTGCCCGTCTTCGGGGCTGGTGCGGGTCTTTACGCCACTGAGCTTAAGGCCCATCCGGACTTCGCGGAAACGCAGCCACACGCAGCATCGCTGGGCAGGTTCGCCGTAGCAAAGCTGGGCTTGGGGGAGCCGCTGCTGGATTCCACGCCGCTGTACCTCAGGGAGTCCGATGCGCAGGTACCGGGTCCCAGGAAACGTGCCCTGTGA
- the tsaE gene encoding tRNA (adenosine(37)-N6)-threonylcarbamoyltransferase complex ATPase subunit type 1 TsaE produces the protein MNQSDRDQRDNNQPQWERTLKVTTAEQTHALAAALGGVLEAGDLLILTGELGAGKTTFTQGLGEGLGVRAGIISPTFVLVRIHPHLPDGPRPGGPDLVHVDAYRLGSAAEIDDIDLENTMDTSVTVVEWGRDRVEHLSESRLEVELYRAVGGEAAGTLDDLDFDTDDDDEPRTIVFRGFGPRWSTVPDALQSADQEGL, from the coding sequence GTGAACCAGTCGGACAGGGACCAGCGGGATAACAACCAGCCGCAGTGGGAACGGACGCTGAAGGTTACGACGGCGGAGCAGACCCACGCGCTCGCAGCAGCGCTGGGTGGGGTACTTGAGGCCGGAGATCTCCTGATTCTCACCGGCGAACTGGGAGCCGGGAAAACAACGTTCACCCAAGGTCTGGGGGAGGGCCTGGGCGTCCGTGCAGGCATCATTTCGCCCACGTTCGTGTTGGTCAGAATCCATCCCCACCTGCCGGACGGTCCACGCCCGGGCGGACCGGACCTGGTGCACGTTGATGCCTACCGCCTTGGGTCTGCCGCCGAAATTGACGACATCGACCTTGAAAACACCATGGACACGTCCGTGACGGTGGTGGAGTGGGGCCGTGACCGGGTGGAACACCTCTCGGAGAGCCGCCTTGAAGTGGAGCTCTACAGGGCCGTGGGCGGCGAGGCTGCCGGGACCCTCGATGATCTTGACTTCGACACCGACGATGACGACGAGCCACGAACCATCGTGTTCCGTGGCTTCGGCCCCCGGTGGAGCACCGTGCCGGATGCGCTGCAGTCTGCCGACCAGGAGGGCCTCTGA
- a CDS encoding formate--tetrahydrofolate ligase, translating to MSEQKTLSDLEIARKATMKPIQDVALQAGIPVEALELYGPYKAKVNPAKLEPTSGKAPGKVVLVSAMSPTPAGEGKSTTTVGLADSLARAGHRVMIALREPSLGPILGMKGGATGGGYSQVLPMDDINLHFTGDFHAITSANNALMALVDNHIFQGNALNIDSRRMTFKRVLDMNDRALREVVIGLGGPAQGVPRQDGFDITVASEIMAVFCLATDLDDLRSRLGRITFGYTYDRTPVTVAHLGVEGALTMLLKDAIKPNLVQTIAGTPALVHGGPFANIAHGCNSLIATRTAMSLADVVVTEAGFGADLGAEKYMDIKARVAEVAPTAVVIVATIRALKMQGGVPKDQLAGPNPDAMEAGVENLRRHIHNVAKFGISPIVSINKFATDTAEELQWLLAWCAAEGVAAAVADVWGRGGGGDGGDELAAKVAAALDAPGEFRHLYPLELSVEDKIRTIVQEIYGADGVDFSVPALKRLADIEKNGWSGLPVCMAKTQYSFTDDASMLGAPKGFKVHVRDLIPKTGAGFIVALTGAVMTMPGLPKEPAAMRMDVDADGNPTGLF from the coding sequence ATGTCTGAACAGAAAACCTTGAGCGACCTCGAGATTGCCCGCAAAGCAACCATGAAACCCATTCAGGACGTTGCCCTGCAGGCCGGAATTCCCGTGGAAGCCCTGGAACTGTATGGGCCTTACAAAGCCAAGGTCAATCCGGCAAAGCTCGAGCCCACCAGCGGCAAAGCGCCCGGCAAGGTGGTGCTCGTCTCGGCCATGTCACCCACACCTGCTGGCGAGGGAAAATCCACCACCACCGTTGGCCTCGCCGACTCCCTGGCGCGGGCCGGTCACCGGGTCATGATCGCCCTGCGAGAGCCGTCCCTGGGACCCATCCTCGGAATGAAGGGCGGCGCCACGGGCGGGGGCTATTCCCAAGTGCTTCCCATGGACGACATCAACCTGCATTTCACCGGTGACTTCCACGCGATCACCTCGGCCAACAACGCCCTCATGGCCTTGGTGGACAACCACATCTTCCAAGGCAACGCCCTGAACATCGACTCCCGGCGCATGACCTTCAAGCGGGTGCTGGACATGAACGACCGCGCACTGCGGGAAGTGGTCATCGGGTTGGGTGGACCGGCGCAGGGCGTACCTCGGCAGGACGGCTTCGACATCACGGTGGCCTCGGAAATCATGGCCGTTTTCTGTCTCGCCACGGATCTTGACGACCTCCGCTCCCGGCTGGGTCGGATCACCTTCGGCTACACCTATGACCGCACACCGGTGACCGTCGCCCACCTGGGGGTGGAAGGTGCCCTCACCATGCTCCTGAAGGACGCCATCAAACCCAACCTGGTGCAGACCATCGCCGGCACCCCGGCCCTGGTTCACGGGGGCCCATTCGCCAACATCGCCCACGGATGCAACTCCCTGATCGCCACCCGGACCGCCATGTCACTTGCCGATGTAGTGGTCACCGAGGCCGGCTTCGGCGCCGACCTTGGAGCCGAAAAGTACATGGACATCAAGGCGCGGGTGGCAGAAGTGGCGCCAACCGCCGTCGTTATCGTGGCCACCATCCGCGCCCTGAAGATGCAGGGCGGAGTGCCCAAGGACCAGCTTGCCGGGCCCAACCCGGACGCCATGGAGGCCGGAGTGGAGAACCTGCGGCGCCACATCCACAACGTGGCAAAATTCGGGATCTCCCCCATCGTGTCCATCAACAAGTTCGCCACCGACACGGCGGAGGAACTTCAGTGGCTCCTCGCGTGGTGCGCCGCGGAAGGTGTGGCTGCAGCAGTCGCCGATGTGTGGGGCCGCGGCGGAGGAGGCGACGGCGGCGACGAGCTCGCCGCGAAGGTTGCCGCTGCTCTTGATGCACCCGGCGAGTTCCGGCATCTCTACCCGTTGGAGCTCTCAGTGGAGGACAAGATCCGCACCATCGTCCAGGAGATCTACGGAGCCGATGGCGTGGATTTCTCTGTGCCGGCCCTCAAGCGGCTCGCTGACATCGAGAAGAACGGCTGGTCAGGCTTGCCCGTGTGCATGGCCAAAACCCAGTACTCCTTCACCGACGACGCCTCCATGCTGGGCGCTCCCAAAGGTTTCAAGGTCCACGTCCGGGACCTCATCCCCAAGACCGGTGCGGGGTTCATCGTGGCCTTGACGGGTGCCGTGATGACTATGCCCGGGCTGCCCAAGGAACCGGCCGCGATGCGCATGGACGTCGACGCCGACGGCAACCCCACCGGCCTCTTCTAA
- the mshA gene encoding D-inositol-3-phosphate glycosyltransferase gives MPLIRRVAFLSLHTSPMEQPGSGDAGGMNVYVRALAVALAETGVEVEIFTRSTKANQPAVEHPGPGVCVHNVMAGPPRKIPKEELPELLHHMVQEIDKIRQQQLRARYDAIHSHYWVSGVAGLELSELWDVPLIHTMHTMAKVKNLVLESGERPEPRRREDGEQRIVNGAARLIANTPTEAEELVSHYGADRDHIDVAPPGVDLKVFTPSFRKKSRALRGVRPHSFHILFAGRIQRLKGPQVFVKAAGILRQRRPDIDLEMTILGSLSGSKDFNLQHIIHEAGLEDVVTHRPPVVAPELASWFRSADVVVMPSFSESFGLVALEAQACGTPVVATNVGGLSRAVSDGRTGILVEGHHPSDWADALEDLYDDVQTREGMGRLAATHAESFGWQRTAAITLESYREAVGGLLVPRR, from the coding sequence GTGCCATTGATCCGCCGTGTGGCCTTCTTGTCATTGCATACCTCTCCCATGGAGCAACCCGGGTCGGGGGACGCCGGTGGAATGAACGTCTACGTGCGGGCCCTTGCCGTGGCACTGGCGGAGACCGGTGTGGAGGTGGAAATCTTCACTCGATCCACCAAAGCCAACCAGCCCGCCGTCGAACATCCCGGTCCCGGAGTCTGCGTCCACAACGTCATGGCCGGTCCGCCCCGCAAAATTCCCAAGGAGGAACTGCCGGAACTCCTCCACCACATGGTGCAGGAAATCGACAAGATCCGGCAGCAGCAACTGCGCGCCCGTTACGATGCCATCCACTCCCACTACTGGGTGTCCGGGGTGGCGGGGCTGGAATTGTCGGAGCTGTGGGACGTTCCGCTCATCCACACCATGCACACCATGGCGAAAGTGAAGAACCTCGTCCTGGAATCAGGAGAGCGGCCCGAGCCGCGCCGCCGTGAAGACGGCGAGCAAAGGATCGTCAATGGCGCCGCCCGGCTGATCGCCAACACACCCACCGAGGCGGAGGAACTCGTGTCCCACTATGGCGCGGACCGCGATCACATCGATGTTGCGCCGCCGGGGGTGGACCTGAAGGTCTTCACGCCATCGTTCCGCAAGAAATCGCGGGCACTCCGCGGTGTCCGGCCGCACAGCTTCCACATCCTGTTCGCGGGCCGCATCCAGCGCCTCAAAGGCCCACAAGTCTTCGTCAAAGCCGCCGGAATTCTGCGCCAACGCCGCCCGGACATTGATCTGGAAATGACCATTTTGGGATCGCTGAGTGGTTCCAAGGATTTCAACCTCCAGCACATCATCCACGAGGCCGGGCTGGAGGACGTTGTCACCCATAGGCCTCCCGTGGTGGCCCCCGAGCTCGCCAGCTGGTTCCGTTCCGCCGACGTTGTGGTCATGCCGTCCTTCAGCGAATCGTTCGGCCTGGTGGCCTTGGAAGCACAGGCGTGCGGAACACCCGTAGTAGCAACCAACGTGGGTGGCTTGTCGCGGGCGGTATCGGACGGTCGGACGGGGATTTTGGTGGAAGGGCACCATCCCTCCGACTGGGCTGACGCCTTGGAGGACCTGTATGACGACGTCCAGACCCGGGAGGGCATGGGACGGCTCGCGGCTACCCATGCGGAATCGTTCGGTTGGCAGCGCACCGCCGCCATCACCTTGGAGAGCTACCGGGAAGCCGTGGGAGGCTTGCTGGTACCCCGGCGCTGA
- the alr gene encoding alanine racemase encodes MTYEAAAEIGIGARPSVAKAAVLERSAVIDLDAVRHNVRQFVAIASPAAVMAVVKADAYGHGAVHVARAALDAGARWLGVAHISEGLALRAAGVEAPMLAWLHTRESNFQAAVAAGIDVGISGWELDAVVTAAREQERPARVHLKVDTGLGRNGCTIEDWDQLVGQAMEYQDQGLLRVVGIFSHLAVADEPHRPETDEQLAVFREVIAIAEDAGVDAEVRHLANTPATLSRPDTHFDLVRVGLGVYGLSPFEGATSAELGLHPAMTVRTLLSNCKKVPQGQGVSYGLNYRTSGESTLGLVPLGYADGVPRVATGGPVRVNGVTYPVVGRIAMDQMVIDLGPLGADAAESLKGCEAVMFGSGAAGGPTADDWAAAAGTNNYEIVTRISGRVPRTYINEAASPGVLPAVTGDAEAAAL; translated from the coding sequence GTGACTTATGAAGCGGCAGCAGAAATCGGGATCGGCGCACGGCCTTCGGTAGCAAAGGCAGCGGTGCTGGAACGGTCTGCCGTGATTGACCTTGATGCCGTGCGGCACAACGTCCGGCAGTTCGTAGCCATCGCCTCGCCCGCCGCAGTGATGGCCGTGGTGAAGGCGGACGCGTACGGCCATGGGGCTGTCCACGTTGCCCGGGCCGCCTTGGACGCCGGCGCCCGCTGGCTGGGTGTAGCCCACATCTCGGAAGGGCTCGCCCTGCGTGCCGCCGGTGTGGAGGCGCCGATGCTGGCCTGGTTGCACACCCGCGAGAGCAATTTCCAAGCGGCAGTCGCCGCCGGCATCGACGTCGGAATTTCCGGCTGGGAACTGGACGCCGTGGTCACCGCTGCCCGGGAGCAGGAACGGCCTGCACGCGTCCACCTGAAAGTCGACACCGGTTTGGGCCGCAACGGCTGCACCATCGAGGACTGGGACCAGCTGGTGGGGCAGGCCATGGAATACCAGGACCAGGGACTGCTGCGCGTCGTCGGGATTTTCTCCCACCTTGCCGTGGCGGATGAGCCGCACCGACCGGAAACCGACGAACAGCTGGCCGTCTTCCGGGAGGTGATCGCCATTGCCGAGGACGCGGGGGTGGACGCCGAGGTCCGGCACCTTGCCAACACGCCGGCAACGCTGTCCCGCCCGGATACGCACTTTGACCTGGTGAGGGTTGGCCTGGGCGTGTACGGGTTGTCCCCGTTCGAGGGCGCAACCTCGGCTGAGCTGGGCTTGCACCCCGCCATGACCGTGAGGACGCTGCTGTCCAACTGCAAGAAGGTCCCGCAGGGCCAGGGCGTGTCCTACGGCCTCAACTACCGCACCAGCGGCGAAAGCACCCTGGGGCTGGTGCCCCTGGGCTACGCGGACGGAGTGCCCCGGGTAGCCACAGGCGGCCCCGTCCGGGTCAACGGCGTCACTTACCCCGTAGTGGGCAGGATTGCCATGGACCAAATGGTCATTGATCTGGGGCCGCTGGGCGCTGACGCAGCGGAGTCGCTCAAAGGCTGCGAAGCAGTCATGTTCGGCAGCGGCGCCGCCGGCGGGCCAACAGCCGACGACTGGGCGGCAGCCGCCGGCACCAACAACTACGAGATCGTGACGCGGATCAGCGGCCGCGTGCCACGGACCTACATCAATGAAGCTGCGTCCCCCGGTGTACTGCCGGCGGTCACCGGGGACGCGGAAGCTGCGGCCCTGTGA
- a CDS encoding carbohydrate kinase family protein — translation MEAIPQRRYDPLAAVRQDGNNRCDLLLTGTVFQDIIFTGLPHAPEPGTEVWSEGMGSCPGGVANQAIAASRLGLRTHLAATFGDDGYGDYNWQILENQEHVDLSRSRRIAGWHSPVTVSMCVNQDRSMVTHGHPAPISASELIGTPPEALAAVADLGEDLEPWMLAAKSAGTKLFGVVGWDPTGEWSERRLEQLENFHAFLPNAPEAMAFTGKDDPWAALYSLADRVPVAVVTLGSQGAVAVDSLTGEEEWVPSLPVSAADPTGAGDCFGAAFIVGCLAGWTLGDRLRFANLCASLAVQQVGGSLAAPGWGDIADWWQRANARKERQSSQYVRRFAFLEPIVKDIPAGAQRRARATIAHLSDA, via the coding sequence ATGGAGGCCATTCCCCAGCGACGTTACGACCCCCTGGCCGCTGTCCGGCAGGACGGCAACAACCGGTGCGACCTCCTGCTCACGGGGACAGTTTTCCAGGACATCATTTTCACCGGCCTGCCGCATGCCCCGGAGCCGGGAACAGAGGTGTGGAGCGAGGGAATGGGAAGTTGTCCCGGTGGGGTGGCAAACCAGGCGATTGCGGCCTCACGGCTTGGACTGCGCACCCACCTGGCGGCAACGTTCGGTGACGACGGCTACGGCGATTACAACTGGCAGATCCTCGAGAACCAGGAGCATGTGGACCTGTCGCGCTCCCGTCGCATTGCCGGCTGGCATTCGCCGGTGACCGTTTCCATGTGCGTCAACCAGGACAGATCCATGGTGACCCACGGCCACCCCGCACCGATCAGCGCCTCCGAGCTCATCGGCACACCGCCGGAAGCGCTCGCAGCAGTGGCTGATCTGGGGGAGGACCTGGAGCCGTGGATGCTTGCCGCCAAGTCCGCGGGCACCAAGTTGTTTGGCGTGGTGGGCTGGGATCCCACCGGGGAATGGTCCGAACGCAGGCTGGAGCAACTGGAGAACTTCCACGCCTTTTTGCCCAATGCTCCCGAAGCAATGGCCTTCACCGGCAAGGACGATCCTTGGGCTGCGCTGTATTCCCTGGCGGACAGGGTTCCCGTGGCCGTGGTGACCCTTGGCTCCCAGGGAGCAGTGGCAGTGGACTCACTGACCGGGGAGGAAGAGTGGGTTCCCTCCCTGCCGGTGTCCGCCGCCGATCCCACAGGGGCAGGGGACTGCTTTGGGGCGGCCTTCATCGTGGGATGCCTGGCGGGGTGGACCCTGGGGGACCGGCTGCGGTTCGCGAACCTGTGCGCCTCACTGGCGGTCCAGCAGGTGGGAGGCTCGCTTGCTGCCCCGGGATGGGGAGACATTGCCGATTGGTGGCAGCGTGCCAACGCCAGGAAAGAACGGCAGTCCAGCCAGTATGTGCGTCGGTTCGCCTTCCTGGAACCGATCGTCAAGGACATCCCGGCCGGGGCCCAGCGCCGCGCCCGCGCAACGATCGCGCACTTGTCCGACGCATGA
- a CDS encoding 6-phospho-beta-glucosidase — translation MRLMIAGGGGFRVPLVYRALCSAPFAGLISTVVLYDVDAARLAAIQAVLEDMPAGDAPSPAIVATTDLQHALEGTGMVFAAIRPGGTLGRMADEKVALDLGLLGQETTGAGGISYALRSVPPMLELAWAMCRYCPSAWLINFTNPAGIITEALVPVLGKRVIGICDSAGGLVQRAARTAGAPLPEGRLDGVGYFGLNHLGWLYRLAPGGKDLLPGLLEDPRALATMEEGRLFGSGVLQRLGCLPNEYLYYYYQTAQATAAIKQQSETRGASIHQQQSSLYPVLPQADHPYAAWDSARRSREEGYLAEARVHGEERNEADLAGGGYERVALSVMRALTGGGAAQLILNVPNSPVAPTAGQDTADVAVTGLPGDAVVEVPCEVTPDGAVPLAQERPDGQFLTLMTRVKDVERLVITSVRDGERDAAVQAFAAHPLVGSARLGSQLLDGYEAAFPEVRRLWR, via the coding sequence ATGCGGCTCATGATCGCCGGCGGTGGCGGCTTCCGGGTTCCCCTTGTTTACCGTGCTTTGTGCTCGGCTCCATTCGCGGGGCTGATCAGTACGGTGGTCCTCTACGATGTGGACGCTGCACGGCTGGCGGCTATCCAAGCCGTCCTGGAGGACATGCCCGCCGGTGATGCGCCCAGTCCGGCAATTGTTGCCACCACCGATCTTCAGCATGCGCTGGAAGGGACCGGGATGGTGTTCGCGGCCATCCGTCCCGGAGGGACACTGGGACGGATGGCCGACGAAAAGGTGGCCTTGGACCTCGGCCTGCTGGGCCAGGAAACCACCGGCGCAGGCGGGATCTCCTATGCCCTGCGGTCCGTCCCGCCCATGCTCGAACTCGCCTGGGCCATGTGCCGGTATTGTCCCTCGGCATGGCTCATCAACTTCACCAACCCGGCAGGAATCATCACGGAAGCCCTGGTTCCCGTGCTGGGAAAGCGCGTGATCGGGATCTGCGATTCTGCCGGCGGCCTGGTCCAGCGGGCTGCCCGCACGGCAGGAGCGCCGTTGCCGGAAGGAAGGCTCGACGGCGTGGGCTACTTCGGGCTTAACCACCTCGGTTGGCTCTACCGCTTGGCGCCCGGCGGAAAGGACCTCCTGCCCGGACTGCTGGAAGACCCGCGGGCCCTGGCCACCATGGAAGAGGGCCGCTTGTTTGGCTCCGGAGTACTGCAGCGCCTTGGCTGCCTGCCCAACGAGTACCTGTATTACTACTACCAAACAGCGCAAGCCACTGCCGCCATCAAGCAGCAAAGCGAAACGCGTGGAGCGTCCATCCACCAGCAGCAAAGCTCGTTGTATCCCGTGCTTCCCCAGGCAGACCACCCGTACGCCGCCTGGGACTCGGCCCGCCGGTCCCGGGAGGAAGGCTACCTCGCTGAAGCCAGGGTGCACGGTGAGGAACGGAATGAGGCGGACCTCGCAGGAGGCGGGTATGAGCGGGTGGCGTTGTCCGTGATGCGTGCGCTCACCGGCGGCGGGGCCGCCCAGTTGATCCTGAACGTTCCCAATTCGCCCGTGGCGCCCACCGCCGGCCAGGACACAGCGGACGTTGCCGTAACCGGGCTGCCGGGAGACGCCGTCGTCGAGGTCCCCTGTGAAGTAACGCCCGACGGCGCTGTGCCGCTCGCGCAGGAACGTCCGGACGGGCAATTCCTCACATTGATGACGCGCGTCAAGGACGTTGAGCGGTTGGTGATCACCTCCGTGCGGGACGGCGAGCGCGATGCCGCGGTGCAGGCCTTTGCGGCGCATCCGCTGGTGGGCTCGGCACGGTTGGGGAGCCAACTCCTGGACGGATACGAGGCCGCTTTTCCCGAGGTCCGCCGACTGTGGCGCTGA